In Paenibacillus phoenicis, one genomic interval encodes:
- a CDS encoding TetR/AcrR family transcriptional regulator yields MARSKEFDEKEVLLKAMRLFWEQGYEKTSLQDLVEHMGVHRRSLYDTFGDKHTLYIKTMEQYARITNAAIKAEVQRGRTALESIRLIFDYLIETNGEQPIGCFFVNSATELAYRDPEVSKLTSELFGNEEQLLTELIQQGQQAGDISPELAPRLLASSLHATLLGIRVMRRTSTDKQKLHQIAEVSMEMLKP; encoded by the coding sequence ATGGCACGAAGTAAAGAGTTCGACGAAAAGGAAGTCCTTCTTAAGGCCATGCGTTTATTCTGGGAGCAAGGGTATGAGAAGACCTCACTTCAAGATTTGGTGGAGCATATGGGAGTACATCGCCGCAGCTTGTACGACACGTTTGGCGATAAGCACACGCTGTACATCAAAACGATGGAGCAGTATGCGAGGATTACGAATGCTGCCATTAAGGCGGAAGTCCAACGCGGCCGTACGGCTTTAGAATCCATCCGTCTGATTTTTGACTATCTGATTGAAACCAACGGCGAACAGCCCATCGGCTGCTTCTTTGTGAACTCGGCGACTGAGCTGGCCTACAGAGATCCCGAGGTCAGCAAATTAACGAGCGAGCTGTTCGGCAATGAAGAGCAGTTGTTGACTGAGCTCATCCAACAGGGGCAACAAGCGGGAGACATCTCACCAGAATTAGCCCCCCGCCTGCTTGCGTCCAGTTTACATGCGACTTTGCTCGGAATCCGCGTCATGCGTCGCACCTCCACCGATAAACAGAAGCTCCATCAAATTGCCGAAGTTTCGATGGAGATGCTGAAGCCGTAA
- a CDS encoding aminotransferase class I/II-fold pyridoxal phosphate-dependent enzyme, with amino-acid sequence MSSSFRDRYAGFTPFSPEAMGQIFERSGGGVPPASLDYGDIRGEEALRKEFAAYLYRTRGMRCQPVQIMIVSGSSEGFALIAQTLRDRFDVVYLEDPTIEFTLHIFRRAGYRISPVAIDGAGMKLHELPAWEPGHLMLLTPSHQFPGGGILPIQPRQLLIGTIHRHFGERAAIQGDEAGMHLMIELHGVPTGIDWWSKAQAYGVRVYGVEDYCLIQGNYTRHILLGYGNLPEEVRMSLVALLSGLSLLFSSFTVHSRMIR; translated from the coding sequence ATGAGCAGCTCCTTTCGAGATCGGTACGCCGGATTTACACCATTTTCCCCGGAAGCTATGGGCCAAATATTTGAAAGAAGCGGCGGGGGTGTACCGCCCGCCTCCCTCGATTACGGCGATATTCGCGGCGAGGAAGCGCTGCGAAAGGAATTTGCCGCCTACCTTTACCGAACACGAGGCATGCGCTGCCAGCCGGTCCAAATCATGATCGTATCCGGCTCCTCCGAAGGCTTTGCCCTCATTGCCCAGACGCTGCGGGATCGTTTTGACGTCGTGTACCTGGAGGATCCGACGATTGAGTTCACGCTGCATATTTTTCGCAGAGCCGGCTATCGGATCTCGCCGGTGGCTATAGACGGCGCCGGGATGAAGCTGCATGAGCTTCCCGCATGGGAGCCCGGACATCTCATGCTGCTGACGCCCTCGCATCAGTTCCCGGGCGGCGGCATCCTGCCAATTCAGCCGCGGCAGCTATTAATCGGGACCATACACCGCCATTTCGGCGAACGTGCGGCCATTCAAGGGGATGAAGCCGGAATGCACCTGATGATTGAGCTTCATGGGGTTCCCACCGGTATCGATTGGTGGTCCAAAGCCCAGGCATACGGCGTTCGCGTTTACGGGGTCGAGGACTATTGCCTGATCCAAGGAAACTATACGCGGCATATCTTGCTTGGCTATGGCAACCTCCCCGAAGAGGTGAGGATGTCTCTGGTTGCCTTGCTCTCAGGATTATCCCTTTTGTTCAGTTCTTTTACCGTTCATTCTCGTATGATAAGATAA
- a CDS encoding VOC family protein, with protein sequence MKIVVTSLFVQDQDKALEFYTQTLGFVKKHDIPAGKFRWIALVSPDELDGTELLLEPNDHPAAKEYQQKLFADGIPATMFGVADTHKEYQRLLEHGVKFTMEPTQMGENTIAIFDDTCGNLIQIIDYKNK encoded by the coding sequence ATGAAAATCGTAGTGACAAGCCTGTTCGTTCAAGATCAGGACAAGGCGTTAGAGTTTTATACCCAAACCCTGGGTTTTGTAAAAAAGCATGACATTCCTGCCGGAAAATTTAGATGGATTGCATTGGTTTCTCCCGATGAGCTGGATGGGACTGAGCTTTTACTCGAACCAAATGACCATCCTGCCGCCAAGGAGTATCAACAGAAGTTGTTCGCCGATGGCATTCCGGCCACGATGTTTGGTGTTGCAGATACTCACAAAGAGTACCAACGCTTATTGGAACACGGGGTGAAGTTCACGATGGAGCCGACTCAAATGGGCGAGAACACCATCGCGATCTTCGACGATACCTGTGGTAATTTGATCCAGATTATTGATTATAAGAACAAATGA
- a CDS encoding MFS transporter, whose translation MLRFTILFFCIMFMIGTDTFLVSPLLPTLQDQFGVDTGIAGWMIGAYTLGSAIFALIAGPLSDGWNRRFVLVSGLLGFAVSTILCGFAFSFWSMCLFRFLAGISAAFTAPQVWASIPAVMPASKISKAMGVAFSGLAAAQALGVPIGSWLAASSWSVPFWIIGGVALLLAAAAYGMLPNIHPHEPQRNTVSIFRRYMPLITSGKARSGYLAYLLLHLGSGTTMAFVGKWLADRFELPVESIGTVMLFLGFGSLLGSFISSAVVKKLGQASAVAVGTALLVLFYTGSPHMANLPVVTALYLIIFTTLGIIFPLVMEALTSLNASIRGTISSLANSTMNVANTLGAWAAGILYTQFGGFDAIGMFSAVSLALSLGIFLFGGVLQRKSEHAGQESPSAS comes from the coding sequence ATGTTAAGATTTACAATACTGTTCTTCTGCATCATGTTTATGATCGGGACCGATACCTTTCTCGTCTCGCCGCTGCTGCCGACGCTGCAGGATCAATTTGGTGTGGATACGGGCATTGCCGGCTGGATGATTGGTGCCTACACGCTGGGCTCTGCCATCTTTGCCTTGATCGCTGGACCGCTGTCCGACGGCTGGAACCGCCGATTTGTGCTCGTCAGTGGACTGCTTGGGTTCGCCGTCTCCACCATCTTGTGCGGCTTTGCGTTCAGCTTTTGGTCCATGTGTCTGTTCCGTTTTCTTGCCGGCATTAGCGCGGCTTTTACGGCTCCCCAAGTGTGGGCGTCCATTCCCGCAGTGATGCCGGCGTCAAAAATATCGAAAGCGATGGGCGTCGCCTTCTCCGGGCTGGCGGCCGCGCAAGCGCTGGGCGTGCCGATCGGGAGCTGGCTTGCGGCTTCCTCCTGGTCCGTGCCGTTTTGGATCATTGGCGGGGTGGCATTGCTGCTCGCAGCAGCCGCGTATGGCATGCTGCCGAACATCCATCCGCATGAACCGCAACGGAACACGGTATCGATTTTCCGCCGCTATATGCCTCTGATCACGAGCGGAAAAGCAAGATCCGGGTATCTGGCCTACCTGCTCCTTCATCTGGGCAGCGGGACTACGATGGCTTTTGTCGGCAAATGGCTGGCGGACCGCTTCGAGCTTCCTGTTGAGTCCATCGGCACCGTGATGCTGTTTCTCGGGTTCGGGTCGCTGCTGGGCAGTTTCATCAGTTCTGCTGTGGTGAAAAAGCTGGGCCAAGCCAGTGCAGTCGCGGTGGGAACGGCACTTCTCGTGCTGTTCTATACGGGTTCACCGCATATGGCGAATCTCCCCGTCGTTACCGCTCTCTATTTGATCATCTTCACGACCCTGGGCATCATCTTCCCGCTTGTCATGGAGGCGCTCACTTCGTTAAACGCCTCGATTCGGGGAACGATCTCCAGCCTCGCCAACTCAACGATGAATGTTGCCAATACCCTAGGGGCTTGGGCAGCCGGTATTTTGTATACCCAATTCGGCGGGTTTGACGCGATCGGGATGTTCTCGGCCGTCAGCTTGGCGCTCTCGCTGGGGATCTTCCTGTTTGGCGGCGTATTGCAACGGAAATCGGAACACGCAGGCCAGGAATCGCCGTCAGCTTCATAA
- a CDS encoding NADPH-dependent FMN reductase, translating to MMHITLIAGSNRHNAASTSILRYIEDVLKSRNIQVSIIDLAAVQLPLYSPDSEVVPPEADVLIHSVKQADGLILATPEYHGSISGSLKNALDYLDNSHVTGKPFLTVSSAGGPLGVSSLLHFQSIIRNLHGILCPEWISVGEGQSVFDADGVPQDMEVIQRIDQAVEQFIVLVKKLGHNSKQPAKVMMET from the coding sequence ATGATGCATATTACCCTGATCGCCGGAAGCAACCGGCACAACGCTGCAAGCACAAGTATTCTTCGTTATATCGAAGACGTTCTGAAATCGAGAAACATTCAGGTCTCAATTATCGATCTGGCGGCTGTGCAATTACCGCTCTATTCTCCTGACTCAGAGGTCGTCCCCCCGGAAGCCGACGTTCTGATCCATTCAGTGAAGCAAGCTGACGGCCTCATCTTAGCCACTCCCGAGTACCATGGTTCCATCTCCGGTTCCTTAAAAAATGCGCTGGATTACCTGGACAACAGCCACGTGACTGGCAAGCCATTTTTGACTGTGAGCTCGGCAGGCGGTCCTCTGGGAGTCAGTTCACTTCTCCATTTCCAAAGCATCATCCGGAATCTTCATGGCATCCTGTGTCCGGAATGGATATCCGTTGGGGAGGGCCAATCGGTCTTTGATGCGGATGGGGTTCCTCAAGATATGGAGGTCATCCAGCGCATCGACCAAGCCGTCGAACAATTTATCGTACTGGTGAAGAAGCTGGGGCATAACAGCAAGCAACCTGCGAAAGTGATGATGGAAACATGA
- a CDS encoding EamA family transporter, with the protein MPDRLLCFANVWASACRFRGRGIISAMTPVVTMLFASLFLKEKTTWTEKLSLLLSASGIVFIYIMNGSSGWSQTTGTILLVLACITLGCWNEYVVEIF; encoded by the coding sequence ATACCCGATCGCTTACTTTGTTTTGCAAACGTTTGGGCTTCAGCATGCAGATTCCGCGGAAGGGGCATCATCAGCGCCATGACGCCTGTGGTCACGATGCTATTCGCTTCCCTCTTTTTGAAAGAAAAAACCACCTGGACGGAGAAGCTGTCTCTTCTTCTGTCTGCAAGCGGCATTGTGTTCATATATATCATGAATGGCAGCAGCGGCTGGTCGCAAACGACCGGAACTATCTTGCTCGTTCTGGCTTGCATTACATTAGGTTGTTGGAATGAATATGTCGTGGAAATTTTCTAG